A window of Calditrichota bacterium genomic DNA:
TCGAAGGGCTTGGTGACAATGGCCACCGTGAGGGCCCCAAGGTCCTTGGCAATCTCGGCCACGATGGGTCCCGCGCCAGTACCGGTGCCGCCGCCCATGCCGGCAGTGACAAAGACGAGGTCGGAGTCGGTCAGAGCCTCCACCACAATCTCGCGGCTCTCCTCGATTGCTCGGCGACCCACCTCGGGGTCTGCGCCGGCGCCTAGCCCCTTGGTGGTCATGCGCCCGATTTGGAGTCGAACCGTGGCCTTGCACTGGGCCAACGCCTGCACGTCGGTGTTGATGCCGATGAACTCAACGCCCGACAGGCCAGCCTCGACCATGCGGCTCACGGCGTTGCAGCCTGCGCCGCCAACCCCGACCACCCGCAACTTCGCCGCCGGGTCCGGTCTCTCGTCAAACTGGATTGTGAGGTTCATAGTCGACTCCTCTTGCGCCTTCCCACGCAGCTTTCTTATTCCCATGAGCAGCTCCCACGGCTTACAGGGACTACCTTCTCGGGTCGTGCCTCTTGCCAGTCAACACTCGCCAGACCCGAGCCCACAGGCCATCGTCTGGTCCTGGAGAGCCGAAGCCATCGCCAAATTCTTCCGGATGCCGCACCTGGTACAATACCAGCCCCACGGCCGTGGCAAAGGCCGGGTTCTGTACCTCTGCCACCAATCCAGAAACGCCATTGGGAATCCCCAGTCGGACCGGCGCCTTGAAGATCTCCTCGCAGAGCTCAGTCGTCCCTTCCAATGTCGCGCCGCCGCCGGTGAGCACCACCCCCGCGGTGGCCAACCGGCTGTACTCGCACTTTTGGATCTCCTGGTAGGCCAGCGACAGGATCTCCTCCATGCGCGGCTGAATGATGTCCACCAGCACTGCCTTGGAGACTTTGCGGGTGCTCTGCCCGCTCAGGGCTGCGACTTCGACAAAGTCCTCCTTGTCCCCTTCGCAGTGGCAACTGCTGCCGTGGTTGGTCTTGACGCGCTCGGCTTCCTCAAGGGAGGTGCGCAGGCCGAAAGCCAAGTCGCTGGTCACGTTCCGCCCTCCGAGCATCACCGCGCCCGTGTGCCTGATCGAGCCCTCGAAGAAGACGGCAACGTCGGTCGTGCCGCCCCCAAGGTCGACGAGTATCCCGCCCAGGTCCTTTTCCTGATCACCCATCACTGCCTCGGCGGACGCCAGAGCCTCCAGCACGATGCCGCCCACACTGTAGCCTGCCTTTTCCACGCAGCGAATGATGTTCTGCACCGCGGTGACGGCAGCGGTAATGATATACACCTCCGCTTCCAAACGGACCCCGCACAGGCCCACCGGATCCTTGATGCCCCGCTGTTCATCCACCACGAACTCCTGGCGGATGATGTGGATGAGCTCGCGGTCAGAAGGCAGCGCCACGGCCTGGGCAGCATTGATCACTCGTTCCACATCCTCTTCGGTGATTTCGCGGTCCTGGCCACTGACCGCCACTACTCCCCTGCCATTGATGCCGCGGATGTGGGAGCCAGCGATGCCCACGCACACCGGTGGCACCTCGACGCCAGCCATCTGGCCGGCCTGTTCCATGGTGTCTTGGATGGCCTGAACGGTCCT
This region includes:
- the ftsA gene encoding cell division protein FtsA — its product is MEYVAGLDIGTTKVAAIIAEVDDGGGVHIIGVGTAPCEGLRHGMVVNLERTVQAIQDTMEQAGQMAGVEVPPVCVGIAGSHIRGINGRGVVAVSGQDREITEEDVERVINAAQAVALPSDRELIHIIRQEFVVDEQRGIKDPVGLCGVRLEAEVYIITAAVTAVQNIIRCVEKAGYSVGGIVLEALASAEAVMGDQEKDLGGILVDLGGGTTDVAVFFEGSIRHTGAVMLGGRNVTSDLAFGLRTSLEEAERVKTNHGSSCHCEGDKEDFVEVAALSGQSTRKVSKAVLVDIIQPRMEEILSLAYQEIQKCEYSRLATAGVVLTGGGATLEGTTELCEEIFKAPVRLGIPNGVSGLVAEVQNPAFATAVGLVLYQVRHPEEFGDGFGSPGPDDGLWARVWRVLTGKRHDPRR